A single genomic interval of Helianthus annuus cultivar XRQ/B chromosome 6, HanXRQr2.0-SUNRISE, whole genome shotgun sequence harbors:
- the LOC110923335 gene encoding 11-beta-hydroxysteroid dehydrogenase-like 4A isoform X1, whose protein sequence is MYEACFNNRFTNTLVLYIFLLVLLLVSPFLFAWELVNSICSCFRSKENMSGKVVLITGASSGLGELMAYEYAKLGAYLVIIATKKPESRLEFVANKARELGSPDVLFIFADVSKADDCRMFVEDTIKHFGRLDHLVCNAGIGPLYSINNDATKFTPVMDINFWGSVYPTHFAIPHLMKTNGKIVVNASCAGVLNPPRGGFYNASKAALISFYESLRFEVSPTITITILTLGYIQTNFITAKYSRNGIGVRLRKDMRDVVPTMDAEPCVKVVVDGIRKGATFITEPRFNKALFLIQFLFPQLHQFYFNMYFPSKNRKLK, encoded by the exons ATGTATGAAGCCTGCTTCAATAACAGGTTCACAAATACCCTTGTGTTATACATTTTCTTGTTAGTTTTGCTTCTCGTTTCACCGTTTCTTTTCGCTTGGGAACTCGTCAACTCCATTTGTTCATGTTTCCGATCTAAGGAAAACATGTCCGGAAAAGTGGTCTTGATCACCGGTGCTTCATCAGGACTTGGAGAG CTTATGGCATATGAATACGCGAAACTAGGCGCGTATTTAGTGATTATAGCCACAAAAAAGCCAGAGAGTCGACTCGAGTTTGTAGCAAACAAAGCTCGTGAACTCGGCTCTCCTGATGTTCTTTTTATATTTGCCGATGTTTCCAAGGCCGACGATTGTAGGATGTTCGTGGAGGACACCATCAAACATTTTGGTCGTT TGGATCATCTGGTTTGTAATGCAGGAATCGGACCGCTTTACTCTATCAACAATGATGCCACTAAATTCACACCTGTTATG GACATAAACTTTTGGGGATCAGTTTATCCAACTCATTTTGCGATCCCACACCTCATGAAAACCAATGGAAAGATCGTTGTCAATGCTTCATGTGCTGGTGTGTTGAACCCACCTAGAGGCGGCTTCTACAAT GCTAGTAAAGCAGCGTTGATCAGCTTTTATGAGTCTCTTAGATTTGAAGTTTCCCcgacaataacaataacaatctTGACTCTTGGATACATACAAACAAACTTCATTACAGCCAAATATTCTAGAAATGGTATTGGTGTTCGTTTAAGAAAA GATATGAGAGATGTAGTCCCAACAATGGATGCTGAACCATGTGTGAAAGTCGTTGTCGATGGAATACGTAAAGGAGCAACATTCATTACAGAACCAAGATTTAATAAGGCTCTCTTCTTAATCCAGTTCTTATTCCCACAACTACACCAATTCTACTTCAATATGTATTTTCCCTCAAAGAATAGAAAATTGAAATAA
- the LOC110923335 gene encoding 11-beta-hydroxysteroid dehydrogenase-like 4A isoform X2 → MYEACFNNRFTNTLVLYIFLLVLLLVSPFLFAWELVNSICSCFRSKENMSGKVVLITGASSGLGELMAYEYAKLGAYLVIIATKKPESRLEFVANKARELGSPDVLFIFADVSKADDCRMFVEDTIKHFGRLDHLVCNAGIGPLYSINNDATKFTPVMDINFWGSVYPTHFAIPHLMKTNGKIVVNASCAGVLNPPRGGFYNDMRDVVPTMDAEPCVKVVVDGIRKGATFITEPRFNKALFLIQFLFPQLHQFYFNMYFPSKNRKLK, encoded by the exons ATGTATGAAGCCTGCTTCAATAACAGGTTCACAAATACCCTTGTGTTATACATTTTCTTGTTAGTTTTGCTTCTCGTTTCACCGTTTCTTTTCGCTTGGGAACTCGTCAACTCCATTTGTTCATGTTTCCGATCTAAGGAAAACATGTCCGGAAAAGTGGTCTTGATCACCGGTGCTTCATCAGGACTTGGAGAG CTTATGGCATATGAATACGCGAAACTAGGCGCGTATTTAGTGATTATAGCCACAAAAAAGCCAGAGAGTCGACTCGAGTTTGTAGCAAACAAAGCTCGTGAACTCGGCTCTCCTGATGTTCTTTTTATATTTGCCGATGTTTCCAAGGCCGACGATTGTAGGATGTTCGTGGAGGACACCATCAAACATTTTGGTCGTT TGGATCATCTGGTTTGTAATGCAGGAATCGGACCGCTTTACTCTATCAACAATGATGCCACTAAATTCACACCTGTTATG GACATAAACTTTTGGGGATCAGTTTATCCAACTCATTTTGCGATCCCACACCTCATGAAAACCAATGGAAAGATCGTTGTCAATGCTTCATGTGCTGGTGTGTTGAACCCACCTAGAGGCGGCTTCTACAAT GATATGAGAGATGTAGTCCCAACAATGGATGCTGAACCATGTGTGAAAGTCGTTGTCGATGGAATACGTAAAGGAGCAACATTCATTACAGAACCAAGATTTAATAAGGCTCTCTTCTTAATCCAGTTCTTATTCCCACAACTACACCAATTCTACTTCAATATGTATTTTCCCTCAAAGAATAGAAAATTGAAATAA